In one Balaenoptera ricei isolate mBalRic1 chromosome 20, mBalRic1.hap2, whole genome shotgun sequence genomic region, the following are encoded:
- the TMEM100 gene encoding transmembrane protein 100, translating to MTEEPIKEILGTPKSPKPVAMEKSSNGEVMVTMVPLVNEIQLTAATGGAELSCYRCIIPFAVVVLIAGIAVTAVAYSFNSHGSIISILGLVLLSLGLFLLASSALCWKVRQRSKKAKRRESQTTLVANQRSLFA from the coding sequence ATGACTGAAGAGCCCATAAAGGAGATCCTGGGAACCCCGAAGTCTCCCAAGCCAGTGGCAATGGAGAAGAGCTCCAATGGTGAAGTCATGGTAACCATGGTCCCCCTGGTCAATGAGATTCAGCTGACAGCCGCCACGGGGGGCGCTGAGCTCTCCTGTTACCGCTGCATCATCCCCTTCGCCGTGGTGGTCCTCATCGCCGGGATAGCGGTCACTGCCGTGGCTTACAGCTTCAATTCCCATGGCTCCATCATCTCCATCTTAGGTCTGGTCCTTCTGTCATTGGGACTTTTTTTGTTAGCCTCCAGCGCCCTGTGCTGGAAGGTGAGACAGAGGAGCAAGAAAGCCAAGAGGCGGGAGAGTCAGACGACTCTCGTGGCAAACCAGAGAAGCTTGTTTGCTTAG